In Paenibacillus stellifer, the DNA window ATATTAATCCAGAAATTCTCATTGTCGACGAAGCGTTAAGTGTAGGTGATATGAGATTTCAACAAAAATGTTATCGCAAAATAAGAGAAATCAAAAAAAACGGGACAGTATTGTTCGTCAGTCATGATACTGGGGTACTTGCAAGCTTTTGTGATCGTATTATATGGATGGATGGCGGCCGAATTTTTAAAGAGGGTCGACCTGACAAAATACTTGATGAATATCAGGCATTCATGAGCTATGATATTAAAGAAATGCAAGCTGTCACCAGTTATTCAGCCGAAATTGATAATGAAATATCTGGAGAAAGTAACAGTTCATTTTCAAATTCAAAAGCACAAGCTTTTGGAAATGGAGACGGTTTTTTTCAATCTATACGTTTGTTAAACTATGAGAGTGGCCATGTTGCCACCACCGTGACTGGCGGTGATCAAGTTCTTATAGATTTTTCATTAAATATTAAAAAAGATATCGATATGCCAATTCTAGGTTTCACCTTAAAGGATGCTCTTGGAAGTCCCGTTATTGTAACTAACTCTCATTTTGAAAAAAAATCACTTCAACCTTTCAAGGGTGGTCAAGTTTATCATTTCCAATTCTCAATGAGCTTCCCTTATCTACGGAGTGGGAAATACTCGCTTGATATCGCTTTTGCAAATGGTACTTATCAAGCTCATGAACAAGTACAATGGATTAACGATGCATTGATAATCGTCGTAAGAGACCCTCGTCCATATCAAGAGGGCCGTGGCTATCTTGTGCCGCAAGGAATAGAAATCAATCAAATCTTATAGAGGTGCACCCATATGTTTTTCAAGACGAAGGCAAAAATTAACCAGGACTTAAAAGTGTCGGTAATTATTCCTTTATATAACCACGAAAATTTCATTAAAGAAGCTATCACTAGTGTTTTAAACCAAACCTATAAAAACATTGAACTAATTGTTATTGATGATGGATCTCGAGACAATTCTCTAGCGATAGCAAAATCTTTTGAAGATGATAGAATTCAAGTACTGACTCAACAGAACCAAGGCGCCCATTATACAATCAATCGTGGCCTGGAACTTGCAACAGGCGACTTTCTAACCATACTTAATTCGGATGACATATACGAGAAAAATCGCATTGAAAAGTGCGTAGGATATTTAATTCAACATCCTCATGTTCATTTGGTTTGCACATATATTAAAATTATTGATCATTCAGGTAAAACACTTGGAATTAAAGAGGGATGGAAGAACATGGAGCCTTGGCCCATCCCTAACAAGAGTAAATCTTATGCTGGCAGTAATAATTTTTCCAGAAATTTATTAGTCTCAAATTTTATATCGACTACAAGCAATATGGTATTTACTAAAAAACTCTATCAAGAGATTGGCGGAATGCGAAACTTAAGATTTGCCCATGATTGGGATTTTGCCCTACGCGCAGCTGAGTATGGGGAGTGTTCAATTCTTGAGGAGGCGTTAATTAAATATAGAATTCATGAAACAAATACAATCAGTTCTAACCGGAAACATATGCTGTTTGAAATTTGTTGGATCTACGCAGCTAATCTTCCCCGATTTGAAAGTCACTTAATCTTACAAGAAAGTTCAAAAGAAGAATTGGAACAATTAGCTGAGTCTATAAATTTGCAAGGCAATGATAAATTATTATGGATTCTTCGATCTTCATTTAACGCAAGCCAAAAAAGAGGAGTTAAAGATTATGAACTCGCTTTTTTAGAGAACAAGGAATTAAGGGAATCGCTTTTTAAGTATATTGTAGAATAATTTCTATATTCCAACAAAGGAGATCAAAAAGTTGGCTAATCCAGTATACGGTAAAAAGGCGGCTCAGTCGAGAAATGCCGAAAAGATACCCGACTCGCTATGGGTGTTGGTTATTGGTTTTATTCTATTTTTGGTATGGGCCCCATTTCAAGTGGGATTATTTAACGGACAGCAGGTTGATTTCGAGAAGCCCCTCTATATCTCGGCCATTATTGGCAGTCTCATGGTCATTGTGTGGGCCGCTATCTACTACAAAAGATTCAAGCTGGAGGATCAGCGGGACCTTCTCGCGCTTGCCGTGCTCCTGCTTCCGCTGACGTACTTCTTGTCGCTCTTTGTCGCCTCTTCTCACTATATGGCGGTCAATATGCTCCTAATCCAGTGTATGTACGCTGCACTATTTATTGTAAGTCTCTACCTTCTTAGACAAAAACAAGTTAATGGTATCATACAAACCGCCATATTAACAGTGGCTTACCTGACAGTCTGGTTCGGTCTGATGAACTGGCTGGGCGCCTGGAACGTGGCTGGCGGAGTGGTTGGCTGGTTCTCCAACACGGTCAAGGCGGGCAAATATCTGGATGCAGTAATGACAGACTCTAACGGTCTGCGCCTGACTTCGATATTTCAGTATGCCAATACATACGCCGCGTTCCTGATGGCTTTCCTGTTCGTGGCCGTATTCGCCTTAATCCGGGCAAAAAAATGGTACGGTACGGTGACTCACGGCTTTATGCTTGTTCCGATTATTGTATCACTGCTCCTGACGCTATCCCGGGGCGGTCTGGTTATGCTGCCGGTGGTATTCGTTCTGCTGCTTCTCTTCCAAAAGCCGTCTCGACAAATTTTGTGGATTATTCATCTTATTGTAGCTGCTGTAGTGTCGCTGGCTGTCATCAACAAGGTAACGTCTATAGGCGAACGTCTGGCGGCAGTTCCCGATGCATCTGCGGCAGTTGAAGGCTGGGCTTGGCTGCTTATAGCCTCTGCTATAACAGCGGCTATAAGCTGGGCTGTGCAGCGCTTCGCGGCCCCTTGGCTTGACAAGCGGCTGGAAGGCTGGAGCACACGTAAATTATCCAATCTGTGGCTGCCGATAGGGGCAACCGTGCTGGTAGCTATTGCTGCATTTCTGCTGATCGGCACCAGCGTTCGCAGCATTTTGCCTGCCAATATCGAGACTCGTCTCGAAAATATCAACTTCCAACAGCATAGCGTTCTGGAACGCTTCACCTTCTATAAGGATGCAGTCAAGGTAGCAAAAGACTACCCAATACTGGGTGCGGGCGGCGGCGGCTGGGCTGCCCTCTATGAGAAGTACCAGAACAACCCTTATACTAGCCGTCAGGCGCATAACTTTTTCCTTCAATATTTGATTGAAGTCGGAATTTTGGGCTTCATCGTATTTATGGGATTCATTTTGTTCGTATTCTACAAATACATCAAGGGATACATCCGGAATAAGGATCAGGATGATTTCAACAATGGGTTCTTCTATCTGATTATTGCTCTGTCCATTCTGCTGCATAGTGTACTGGACTTCAATATGAGCTACGCATTCATGGGATTGCTAGTGTTTATCGGACTTGCGGGAATGGCTGAAGCGATGGACCGTAAGCCTCTCTCTAATAAATGGACCGCAAGCGGATTACGCTTTGGATATTTAGCAGTAGTGTGTATCGCCGCGATTGCTGTGTTCTTCGTGTCGATTCGCAATATCAGCTCAGCCAACGCGGCTGCTGAAGCCAAGGCTGTCGTACAGATCAGCACATCCTATGAGGAGATAAAGACTCCTCTGGCGAAGGCACTGAAGAACCGTCCGGGGCATCCCGAATCGGTCATTCTGCTGGCCTCCCTGGATAACCAGGTATACAAGCAGACGAAAAATGAACAATTTGCTGCCGAATCCCTGGCGGTGCTGCAGCGCGGCTTGAAGGACGAGCCTAACAACAAGCAGATGCAGCAGCAGCTGATCACGCTGTATGATCTCCAAGGCAAGAGCGAGGAGTCTTACGCCGTATACCGGGATAATGCAGGCAAATATATCTGGGATATTGAGTGGTATGAGCCACTGATTACACGCTCCTTCAATTTGGGCAACGCCGCCTATCAGCAAAAGGATACGACCAAGGAGCAGCAGTATTTCCAGACCGGGCTTGCCGCTTATGAGCATGTCGTGGATGGAGTTGCATTTTTGAAGACTCTGCCTCCCGGACAGCTCCAGGGCAGACCGTTCTCGGTGACGCCGCTGATCGCCCTGAGCGCTGGAAAAATGCAGCTCATGACAGGCAAGACAGCGGAGGCTGCCACCACTTTCAAGCAAGGACTTACAGAAGACTTCTCGGATGCGACCAACAAGGAAGTCGCTCGGAATTATCTTGCCGCCCTGCAAAAACAGGGACAGCAGGATCAGGCTGTGTATGACAAGTTAATCCAGTCTGATGCCTCGGAAAAGGCAAAAATTGACGAGATTGCGGCAACGCAATACTAAATTAATGTAACCTGAATAAAGTTTAGTCATAGAAAAGAGCGCCTGCGAAAAACGCGGCGCTCTTTCTGTGCTGTTCATAGCAAATCGAATCAGTCTGTAATCACCGTTCCCAAACGGTCGGCTTCCAGAAGTGCCTCCAGCACACCCTCCGGTTTAACCTGAAAGGGCATGTTATGCATAGGCTCCGTTTCAGCGCAGCTTCCTTCAGCCAGAAGACGTAAACGGCCCATATCGGCTCTATCCAAGTGCAGCTGTTTCAGCGTCGTCGGAAGTCCGACTCTCTGGCAGAAGGCAATCGCTTCCTGAATTTCAGCAGTTTCCGCTTTCTCAAGCACAAGCTGGACTAGTGTTCCGAAAGCGACCTTTTCGCCATGCAGAATCGGACGCGTCTCTTCCAGACCTGTCATTGCGTTATGAATCGCATGCGCGGCGGCCAATCCTCCGCTCTCAAATCCAATTCCGCTGAGGTAGATATTTGCCTCAATGATATTCTCCACGGCTTCGGACAGAACGCCGTTCTCGGCATCCAGCTTGGCCTGCAGGCCATAGGAGAGCAACGTATCACGGCAGGCCTGTGCCAAAGCGTAAGCCGCAATTGCGCTTGTGTCCTTCTTCTGAGCTTCGGCTGCTCTCCGGCAGGCTCTTGCCTCATAGAAGGTTGATAACGCATCACCCATGCCGGCGACAAGCAGGCGAACCGGCGCTTTGGCCACCAGCTCGGTGTCAACGACGACGAGGTTTGGATTGGTCCTTAGCTGCAAATAGCGGTCCATCCGTCCATCATCCGTGTACAGGACGGAAATCGCACTGCAAGGGGCATCTGTTGAAGCGACGGTTGGTACAACGATGAGCGGAAGCCCGGCATAATAACCAACAGCTTTGGCAACATCCAGTGTTTTACCCCCGCCGATACCGACGATTATATCCGATCCAATCTCCCGCATCGTATCTGCTATCGCCTGAACTTCGCGCTGACTGCACTCGCCGGTAAATGGATGCAGTTGGTAAGGAAAATCATTTTCCAGGAAACCCGAAATAATGTTGTTCTCATAATTTGATACAACAAAGGCATCGGCAATAACGTAAGCTCTGGTGCCCCCCGCCTCGCCGCAGTAACGGGAAAGACGCCGGATTTCGCCTCTTCCCTGTATGTATTTTGCCGGCGACATGATGCTTCTACTCATCAGTATTCACTCCTTACAGAATCGTATGATCATATGTATGGATTGTCCAAGCAAAAAGGCAGTCCGGGACACTTTCCCGGGCTGCCGTATCGTGATGGTAAGCTAACAAAATTATGGAGTCTTGCCGGACTTCTTGTGCTCTTCTTGCTCAATCACATCTTTGAGATAAACCAGGAGATCTTCTTTCAACTCTTCATACTGCAGAGCATAATGGATTGTGGTCTGAATAAAGCCCAGTTTCTCTCCGACATCATGACGATCCCCTTCAAAGTGATAGGCCAAAATCCGTTCCGCCTCGCTCAGTTTGGAGATCGCATCCGTAAGCTGAATCTCTCCTCCGACGCCAGCCTGCTGCTCACCCAACAGGTCGAAAATCCGCGGCGTCAAAATGTATCGGCCGAGAATTGCCAGATTGGAAGGTGCTTCTTCCTTCTTAGGCTTCTCCACAAGCCGGTTGGCCCGGTACACGCGCTCAGCAAGTTCTGTGCCGTCCACGACGCCGTAGCGGGAGACTTCTTCCCACGGCACTGGCTGTACACCAACGATTGAGGACTTATATTCATCAAAGACCTCCATCATCTGCTTAAGGCATGGCTTATCAGACTCGACGATATCATCCCCGAGAAGAACGGCAAACGGCTCGTTGCCAATAAATTTGCGCGCGCACCAGATCGCGTGTCCGAGACCTTTGGGCTCTTTTTGCCGGATATAGTGAATGTCTGCCATCTCGGACGACTTGCGGACCGAATTCAAGAGCTCCCATTTCTGCTTCTCCGCCAGATTGAACTCCAGCTCAAACGAGTTGTCGAAGTGGTCCTCAATCGCCCGCTTCCCTTTACCGGTTACGATGATAATATCTTCAATTCCGGAAGCGACCGCTTCCTCCACAATGTACTGGATGGTCGGCTTATCCACGATGGGGAGCATTTCCTTGGGCATTGCCTTCGTTGCCGGCAGAAAGCGGGTGCCGAGACCCGCAGCCGGTATAATCGCTTTGCGAATTTTGGCCATGGTCGAACTCCTTTAGTCAAAACATATTATGTATCTGTACAAAGCCAAACCCTCTCGCTTGGCACTCATAGACCTATTATATCAGCTTACACAGTGGATTGTCAGATTGAATCCCCCTCAACCCAGATTATGTATTCCCCACTGATCCGATACAGTCTTCATTCATTTTCACAAGGATAAACACCCGGTGGCGTCCTTTGACGCCATGTGTTTACCGAGAAATAGAAGTCTGTGATAGGCGCTCAGCTTATACATTCTTCTATTTTGAAAAAAAGCCGTTCCAAGCGGCAGGACTGCCTCTGAAACGGCTTCTAACGGTTTCTTTAGTTTCCTATTTCACCAATTGGCCCCGGGTAACTCCGAGCTGGTTCGTCGCTTTCAGCGTCTTCCAGACCTTCGTGCCAGAAATTTCGCCGCGCAGCGCCCGGCTGTACAAGTCAATAACCTCTTCGACCTGCTCAGGCGTCTCTTCCAGGAACTCTACCCGGAAGGATGATACGCCAAGCTCGCGGAAGTTGCTCAAATATTCGGCGCCGGACTGTTCAATGGCGTTATAGACAGTGTTCCGGCAGCCCTCGTCAACCCGTACCGGATGGGACATGCCGATCCGGTCCTGCAAGGATGCACGGTGGCTCTCGCAAGGACGACCGCAGTTCGTGTAGTCCGTTCCTTCGCTCATGAAAGTGCAGTACACGCAGTGCTCCGTATGGAACATCGGGAGATGCTGATGGATCACCACTTCCACCTTCGATGTGCGGCTGCGCTCCAGCAGGTCGACCATCTGCTGGATGTTAAGGTCATAGGATGGCGTAACGATATCACAGCCTGCTTCCAGGAACAAATCCACCGCTTTATGATTCGCAATATTTAGCGAGAAGTCACCGATCAGCACCGGATGCACGGCGTCCGGCTCTTCCCGGCGGCGGCGCAGATAATAATACAGCGCGCCGGTATTGCGGACCAGCACCGCATCGGGCTGAAGCCGCAAAATGTTGGCATGATAGCCGTTCTCGCCGGGCATATGGATGCGCGGGGTAGCCAGCGCAATCTTCGCACCCGCCGCCCGAACGGCCTCCACCGCTGCCGGGAACTGCTTGATGAATTCGAAGTCGGCGTAGATGAAGCCTACGCCGGCCTTCAGCGCAGCCTCCACCTGCGGGAGGCTGCGGCACAGCGCGGTGAGCTGCGCTCCACCGCGCAGGCCCGTACCGCCCGCGCCTAGCGGGGCGGCTAAACCGGCGCCGCGCACAGCCGCGTCGCCGTACACCTCTGCCGCCCGTTTCACATAGACGGGCGGCTTCGGGCGCTCGCCCGCAAGGAGCTCCACCGCACGGCGGCGGATGCCATTCAGCTCGCGCATCGGCACAATGACGCCGCCTTCCAGCTCGGCGTCCAGCGCCTCCAGCTGGAAGAGCGTCCCGCCCAGTCGGCCGAACTGCTCTTCCAGCAGCGCGGCGTCCATCGGGCGCTTGTTCGCCGTCTCCAGCAGCAGCTCGGAATCGACGCGGACCGTGACGCCCTTCTGGACGTCGGTCCACCAGGTCGCGAGCGGCTCGCCGGCCCGGCCCGATGCCTTCACATGAACCGGGAACACCCGGTAGGGCTTCTCGGTCTCAAAGGTCTGGCGCAGGCTCTTGTCCAGCGCCGGATCATTCGTCTTCCAGATCCGGTCGCCGACATGGAGACGGTTCAGGGCGACATCACTGCGCCCCGGAATGATATCGACGATCCAGCCTTCCTCCGCTTCGCCTTCCAGCTTGACGCCTTTACGGCGAAGGTCGTAGATACGGCCGCCTTCTTCCTTCTTGGTTGGATCACCCGCATCAAATACAATACCGTCGCCGCGTTTGATCGGCGCCTCGATTTTGCAGACCACGCCGTCGCGCAGAATCTGCTCTACCGTACCGACATACACGCCGCGGCTCTTGGGGAACGTCCCGTCAACAAGCTTCTTGTTGTTGGTGCCTTCCAGGAAACCATGCGTGAATCCGCGCGAGAAGCTCTGCTGCAGCTCCCGCATTTCCTCAGTCGAAGGAGCGGACCATACGCCGTCAAAATGCCGGTCAATTGCCCTGCGGTATTTGCCCACCACATTGGCTACATACTCCGGACTTTTCAGTCGTCCTTCAATCTTGAAGGAGGTGACACCTGCTTCGATCAATTCCGGAATCAGGTCAATGGCCGCCAAGTCCTTCGGTGACAGCAGATAGGCGACATCGCCCATCGGTTTCACCTCGCCGTCAACCACCAGATCATACGGCAACCGGCAGGCCTGGGCACATTCGCCACGGTTGGCGGAACGTCCACCCCACATTTCCGAAGTCAGACACTGACCCGAATAAGAGACGCATAGCGCACCGTGTACGAACACCTCCATCGGTAGACGTGCCTGATCGCCGATCGCCCGGATTTGCTTCAGGTTGTTCTCACGGCCCAGAACGACGCGTTCCATATCAAATGGCTTCGTGAATTCGACCGCTTCCGGCGAGGTAATCGTCATCTGGGTCGATCCGTGAATCGGAAAGTCCGGCGATATTTCACGTATCAGCTTCACAAGCCCGAGATCCTGCACAATAACGGCATCCACACCGGCGTCAATGCAAGCGTCGATAAGCTCTTTGGCATCTTGAAGCTCATTTTCAAATACCAGAATATTAAAGGTCAGAAATCCTTTGACTCCGTAACTATGCAAAAATCCCATAATCTCCGGCAGCTCGTCCATCCGGAAATTATTTGCTCTTGCCCGGGCGTTGAACTTCTCCACCCCAAAATACACGGCATCAGCACCGTTCGCCACTGCGGCGCGCATGCAGTCCCAATCGCCCGCCGGAGCGAGCAGCTCGACATCTTCTCTGCGGATTTCCCGCTCTTGCTCTATCATTTATATCCTCCCAAACCGCCCTGCGGCGGATCTTGAATATCAAGCTCTGTCCAATCCAATCCGTCTAAAAACTAAAGTAAACAACGACTTCTATAACTTATCTATTATAGCAAATATCACACTCGCCTGCTATATGAACACCTTGAACATGACCTGTTAAACTTTACTTTTTCTGGGTTTCAATCGAAACCGATACAAAAAAGAGGAAACTTGGTTGGACAGCCAGCCGATCTTTTGCGTAAAATGGAACTATCTGAATTCATTTATATATCCTAAAAGGGAGAGCTGACTCTAAAATGAAAGGTATTATTCTTGCAGGCGGCAGCGGCACCCGCCTTTATCCCTTGACGATGGTCACAAGCAAACAACTGCTGCCGATTTATGACAAGCCGATGATTTACTATCCCTTATCCACCCTTATGCTGGCGGGAATTCGGGAGATCCTGATTATCTCCACTCCGGAAGATACACCAAGATTTGAGAGTCTGCTTGGAGACGGTTCGCAGTTCGGCGTCTCTTTTCAATACAAGGTGCAGCCGAGCCCGGACGGCCTTGCTCAGGCTTTTATTCTGGGCGAGGATTTCATCGGGAACGACTCGGTCGCCATGGTGCTGGGAGACAATATTTACTATGGCGCCGGTATGCGCCAAATTTTGAAGCGCACTTCCGAGAAGCCGAGCGGCGCCACCATCTTCGGCTATCACGTTCAGGACCCTGAGCGGTTCGGTGTCGTGGAGTTCGCCGAGGACGGCAAAGTCCTCAGCATCGAGGAGAAGCCGGCTTACCCGAAATCGAATTACGCGGTTACGGGGCTTTATTTTTACGATAACCGGGTTATCTCTATCGCGAAAAACGTGCGGCCGTCGGCGCGCGGAGAGCTTGAAATTACGTCCATCAATGAAGAATATTTGCGGATGGGCGAACTTGATGTGGAACTTCTGGGTCGCGGATACACCTGGCTCGATACCGGAACGCATCAAAGTCTCGTGGATGCCACGAATTTTGTACGGACGATCGAGGATCACCAGGGCATCAAAATCGCAGCTCCCGAGGAGATTGCATATATTAACGGATGGATCACGGAGACGCAGCTCCTGAGCTGCGGTGAGAAGCTGAGCAAGACCGGATACGGTCAGTACTTGATCAAGGTAGCCAAAGGGAAGATCATCTATTAATTGCGGAAAGAGTGAATCAAGATGAAAGTGATGAAGACTAATCTCGAGGGCGTTCTGATCGTCGAACCCGCCGTATTTGGCGACCATCGCGGATGGTTTATGGAGACGTACACCAAATCCAAATTTCTCGAGCATGGCATTGACCAGGATTTTGTGCAGGATAATCAGTCTTATTCGGCGGTAAAAGGCACGCTTCGCGGCCTGCATTTCCAGCTGAACCCCAAAGCGCAGAGCAAGCTGGTACGGTGTACGCGCGGCAGCATTTTTGATGTGGCCGTTGACATCCGTCAGGGCAGCCCGAGCTACGGCAAATGGTTCGGCCTGGAACTCTCCGCTGAGAACAAGAAACAGCTGCTCATTCCAAAAGGCTTCGCCCATGGATTTATGACGCTGACGGAGGACGTGGAGGTTCAGTACAAATGCGACGAGCTGTACGCGCCCGAGTGCGACGGCGGCATTCTGTGGAATGATCCCGACATTGGCATTGAGTGGCCGATCGATGTCGTCCCTGTGCTGTCTGCAAAGGACGAGAACGCCCCGCTGCTGAAGGACGCCAAGCTTAATTTTGTATATAACGGATAGTCGTTTTTTTGAAAAATAGCACAGCCAAGAAGCCAGATGACCTTCGCTCCGCTCGATGCGGCCCGGAGGTCTTTATTCTTTTTATGACGATCTATTAGCAGAGGTTTTACAACCCATCAGCAACCCTTATAGCAAATATACCTTACCTCACATACGCATACGGTTCCGTCTGGTACGATCAACAATAACACAGCAGAGCCGTCGGATTTGACCGAGAAAAAGGAGAGTTTACTATGGCGTATGAAGCATTTTGGAAAGAGGACAGCGACAAGCTGTCGGCATTTGAGAAGGTCAAGCTGCAAAAGGACGGTCTGGACATGATCCGCGCCATCATTGAACGCTACGCACATCAGGGTTTTGACTCGATTCCTGCGGATGACCTGGATCTGTTCAAATGGGCTGGCGTGTATCAACAGAAGCCGAAGACCGGCCATTTCATGATGCGGGTCCGCATCAATACCGGAATTATGACCTCCGATCAGGCCCGGACCCTGGCGGAGATTTCGCGACTATACGGCAGAGGGCTGGCCGATATTACGACGCGGCAGGCTGTCCAGTTCCACTGGCTGACGGTCGAGAATTTCCCTGATATTTTCAAACGGCTGGAAGAGGTCGGATTATATTCTTTTGAAGCTTGCGGCGATTGCCCGCGCACGATTGTCGGCAACCCGCTGGCCGGGATCGATAAAGACGAGCTGCTGGACACTAAAGCGCTGGTTGACGAAGTGAACAGCTTCTTCGTGCTGAACCGTGATTTCTCTAATCTTCCGCGCAAGCTGAAAATGTCCATCTCGGCCAATCCATACAACAACGCCCATGCGGAGATTAATGATTTGGCTTTCACTCCAGCGGTCAAGGTGATCGATGGACAGGAAGTCGTCGGCTTCCACGTTATGGTAGGCGGCGGGCTGTCAGCCAAGCCCCATTTAGCGCAGAAGCTTGATATCTTTGTTGTGCCGGACAAGGTACTGCGTGTAGCTGAAGGCGTCGCCACGATCTTCCGCGATTTCGGCTACCGCGAGAAGCGGAACCATGCCCGGTTGAAATTTCTCATCGCCGATTGGGGAGCCGAGAAGTTCAAGGACAGGCTGATTGAGCTGATCGGAGATCTGCCTCCCCGCGGCGAAGATAAGACGGCCGGCTGGCAGGCCGCTTTTTTCGATGGTGTGCATCCGCAGCCGCAGCCTGGCCTGAATTATGTCGGCCTGAATGTGCCGGTTGGACGGCTCAGTGCGGATGAGCTGGCCGGGCTTGCGGAGCTTGCCGATGCTTTCGGCGATGGTACTGTCCGTACCACCATGTCTCAGAATGCGATTTTGAGCGGCGTGCCGGACGATAAGGTAGATGAGTTGCTGGCAGCTCCGCTGCTTCAACGCCTGTCCCCTTCTGCGAAGCCGTTCATCAGCCGGACCGTCGCCTGCACCGGCAATGAATTCT includes these proteins:
- a CDS encoding O-antigen ligase family protein, which produces MANPVYGKKAAQSRNAEKIPDSLWVLVIGFILFLVWAPFQVGLFNGQQVDFEKPLYISAIIGSLMVIVWAAIYYKRFKLEDQRDLLALAVLLLPLTYFLSLFVASSHYMAVNMLLIQCMYAALFIVSLYLLRQKQVNGIIQTAILTVAYLTVWFGLMNWLGAWNVAGGVVGWFSNTVKAGKYLDAVMTDSNGLRLTSIFQYANTYAAFLMAFLFVAVFALIRAKKWYGTVTHGFMLVPIIVSLLLTLSRGGLVMLPVVFVLLLLFQKPSRQILWIIHLIVAAVVSLAVINKVTSIGERLAAVPDASAAVEGWAWLLIASAITAAISWAVQRFAAPWLDKRLEGWSTRKLSNLWLPIGATVLVAIAAFLLIGTSVRSILPANIETRLENINFQQHSVLERFTFYKDAVKVAKDYPILGAGGGGWAALYEKYQNNPYTSRQAHNFFLQYLIEVGILGFIVFMGFILFVFYKYIKGYIRNKDQDDFNNGFFYLIIALSILLHSVLDFNMSYAFMGLLVFIGLAGMAEAMDRKPLSNKWTASGLRFGYLAVVCIAAIAVFFVSIRNISSANAAAEAKAVVQISTSYEEIKTPLAKALKNRPGHPESVILLASLDNQVYKQTKNEQFAAESLAVLQRGLKDEPNNKQMQQQLITLYDLQGKSEESYAVYRDNAGKYIWDIEWYEPLITRSFNLGNAAYQQKDTTKEQQYFQTGLAAYEHVVDGVAFLKTLPPGQLQGRPFSVTPLIALSAGKMQLMTGKTAEAATTFKQGLTEDFSDATNKEVARNYLAALQKQGQQDQAVYDKLIQSDASEKAKIDEIAATQY
- the galU gene encoding UTP--glucose-1-phosphate uridylyltransferase GalU, whose product is MAKIRKAIIPAAGLGTRFLPATKAMPKEMLPIVDKPTIQYIVEEAVASGIEDIIIVTGKGKRAIEDHFDNSFELEFNLAEKQKWELLNSVRKSSEMADIHYIRQKEPKGLGHAIWCARKFIGNEPFAVLLGDDIVESDKPCLKQMMEVFDEYKSSIVGVQPVPWEEVSRYGVVDGTELAERVYRANRLVEKPKKEEAPSNLAILGRYILTPRIFDLLGEQQAGVGGEIQLTDAISKLSEAERILAYHFEGDRHDVGEKLGFIQTTIHYALQYEELKEDLLVYLKDVIEQEEHKKSGKTP
- a CDS encoding ABC transporter ATP-binding protein → MDTLIEVNSVSKVYKLYNHPMDRVKEVFSKKKYHRKFHAVDNMSLNVKRGETVGIIGKNGSGKSTLLKMITGVLTPTSGSIDVKGNISALLELGAGFNGDLSGLENIYLNGTLLGYSKEYVEKSLDAILEFADIGEFIHQPVKTYSSGMFVRLAFAIAININPEILIVDEALSVGDMRFQQKCYRKIREIKKNGTVLFVSHDTGVLASFCDRIIWMDGGRIFKEGRPDKILDEYQAFMSYDIKEMQAVTSYSAEIDNEISGESNSSFSNSKAQAFGNGDGFFQSIRLLNYESGHVATTVTGGDQVLIDFSLNIKKDIDMPILGFTLKDALGSPVIVTNSHFEKKSLQPFKGGQVYHFQFSMSFPYLRSGKYSLDIAFANGTYQAHEQVQWINDALIIVVRDPRPYQEGRGYLVPQGIEINQIL
- a CDS encoding glycerol dehydrogenase, with product MSRSIMSPAKYIQGRGEIRRLSRYCGEAGGTRAYVIADAFVVSNYENNIISGFLENDFPYQLHPFTGECSQREVQAIADTMREIGSDIIVGIGGGKTLDVAKAVGYYAGLPLIVVPTVASTDAPCSAISVLYTDDGRMDRYLQLRTNPNLVVVDTELVAKAPVRLLVAGMGDALSTFYEARACRRAAEAQKKDTSAIAAYALAQACRDTLLSYGLQAKLDAENGVLSEAVENIIEANIYLSGIGFESGGLAAAHAIHNAMTGLEETRPILHGEKVAFGTLVQLVLEKAETAEIQEAIAFCQRVGLPTTLKQLHLDRADMGRLRLLAEGSCAETEPMHNMPFQVKPEGVLEALLEADRLGTVITD
- a CDS encoding U32 family peptidase, with the protein product MIEQEREIRREDVELLAPAGDWDCMRAAVANGADAVYFGVEKFNARARANNFRMDELPEIMGFLHSYGVKGFLTFNILVFENELQDAKELIDACIDAGVDAVIVQDLGLVKLIREISPDFPIHGSTQMTITSPEAVEFTKPFDMERVVLGRENNLKQIRAIGDQARLPMEVFVHGALCVSYSGQCLTSEMWGGRSANRGECAQACRLPYDLVVDGEVKPMGDVAYLLSPKDLAAIDLIPELIEAGVTSFKIEGRLKSPEYVANVVGKYRRAIDRHFDGVWSAPSTEEMRELQQSFSRGFTHGFLEGTNNKKLVDGTFPKSRGVYVGTVEQILRDGVVCKIEAPIKRGDGIVFDAGDPTKKEEGGRIYDLRRKGVKLEGEAEEGWIVDIIPGRSDVALNRLHVGDRIWKTNDPALDKSLRQTFETEKPYRVFPVHVKASGRAGEPLATWWTDVQKGVTVRVDSELLLETANKRPMDAALLEEQFGRLGGTLFQLEALDAELEGGVIVPMRELNGIRRRAVELLAGERPKPPVYVKRAAEVYGDAAVRGAGLAAPLGAGGTGLRGGAQLTALCRSLPQVEAALKAGVGFIYADFEFIKQFPAAVEAVRAAGAKIALATPRIHMPGENGYHANILRLQPDAVLVRNTGALYYYLRRRREEPDAVHPVLIGDFSLNIANHKAVDLFLEAGCDIVTPSYDLNIQQMVDLLERSRTSKVEVVIHQHLPMFHTEHCVYCTFMSEGTDYTNCGRPCESHRASLQDRIGMSHPVRVDEGCRNTVYNAIEQSGAEYLSNFRELGVSSFRVEFLEETPEQVEEVIDLYSRALRGEISGTKVWKTLKATNQLGVTRGQLVK
- a CDS encoding glycosyltransferase: MFFKTKAKINQDLKVSVIIPLYNHENFIKEAITSVLNQTYKNIELIVIDDGSRDNSLAIAKSFEDDRIQVLTQQNQGAHYTINRGLELATGDFLTILNSDDIYEKNRIEKCVGYLIQHPHVHLVCTYIKIIDHSGKTLGIKEGWKNMEPWPIPNKSKSYAGSNNFSRNLLVSNFISTTSNMVFTKKLYQEIGGMRNLRFAHDWDFALRAAEYGECSILEEALIKYRIHETNTISSNRKHMLFEICWIYAANLPRFESHLILQESSKEELEQLAESINLQGNDKLLWILRSSFNASQKRGVKDYELAFLENKELRESLFKYIVE